In Kitasatospora sp. NBC_00240, the following are encoded in one genomic region:
- a CDS encoding WhiB family transcriptional regulator: MGWVDDWSAQAACRTSDPDELFVQGAAQNRAKAVCSGCPVRTECLADALDNRVEFGVWGGMTERERRALLRRRPTVMSWRRLLETARTEYEESLATGVILTDYAQAG; this comes from the coding sequence ATGGGCTGGGTAGACGACTGGAGTGCGCAGGCTGCCTGCCGCACTAGTGATCCGGACGAATTGTTCGTCCAGGGGGCGGCGCAGAACCGCGCCAAGGCAGTGTGCAGCGGGTGTCCGGTACGTACCGAATGCCTGGCGGACGCGCTCGACAACCGGGTGGAGTTCGGGGTCTGGGGCGGTATGACGGAGCGCGAGCGCAGGGCGCTGCTGCGCCGGCGCCCGACGGTGATGTCCTGGCGGCGCCTGCTGGAGACGGCACGCACCGAGTACGAGGAGTCCCTCGCGACCGGCGTGATCCTGACGGACTACGCGCAGGCGGGCTGA
- a CDS encoding ArsA family ATPase encodes MTSGGRGDARSGARGTAEDGARPGARGNGLAVDRLIDDPATRIVVCCGSGGVGKTTTAAAIGLRAAERGRKVVVLTIDPARRLAQSMGLTELDNTPRIVKGVSGDGELQAMMLDMKRTFDEVVLAHAEPERAKAIMENPFYQSLSAGFAGTQEYMAMEKLGQLRDAGEWDLIVVDTPPSRSALDFLDAPNRLGSFLDGKVIRLLAAPAKVGGRSAMKFLNVGMGLITGTLGKIFGAQLLTDVQTFVSAMDSMFGGFRERADRTYQLLKAPGTAFLVVAAPERDALREAAYFVDRLEADRMPLAGLVLNRVHSTGAPQLTAERALAAAEALEENGSETASPEAELLAAGLLRLHAERMQIMARERRTRDRFVSVYPDVPIVEVAALPGDVHDLDGLRAVGELLGGGTGE; translated from the coding sequence ATGACGAGCGGCGGCAGGGGCGACGCGCGCAGCGGCGCACGGGGCACGGCCGAGGACGGCGCACGGCCCGGGGCCCGGGGCAACGGGCTGGCGGTCGACCGGCTGATCGACGACCCGGCGACCCGGATCGTGGTGTGCTGCGGCTCGGGCGGCGTCGGGAAGACCACGACGGCGGCGGCGATCGGCCTGCGGGCGGCCGAGCGCGGCCGGAAGGTGGTCGTGCTGACCATCGACCCGGCCCGCCGGCTCGCCCAGTCGATGGGCCTGACCGAGCTGGACAACACCCCACGGATCGTCAAGGGCGTCAGCGGCGACGGTGAGCTGCAGGCCATGATGCTCGACATGAAGCGGACCTTCGACGAGGTCGTGCTCGCCCACGCCGAGCCCGAACGGGCCAAGGCGATCATGGAGAACCCGTTCTACCAGTCCCTGTCGGCCGGCTTCGCGGGCACGCAGGAGTACATGGCGATGGAGAAGCTGGGCCAGCTGCGCGACGCCGGCGAGTGGGACCTGATCGTCGTCGACACCCCGCCCTCCCGCTCGGCCCTGGACTTCCTGGACGCGCCGAACCGGCTCGGCTCCTTCCTGGACGGGAAGGTGATCCGGCTGCTGGCCGCGCCCGCCAAGGTCGGCGGCCGCAGTGCGATGAAGTTCCTGAACGTCGGGATGGGTCTGATCACCGGCACCCTGGGCAAGATCTTCGGCGCCCAGCTGCTGACCGACGTGCAGACCTTCGTCAGCGCCATGGACTCGATGTTCGGCGGCTTCCGTGAGCGCGCCGACCGGACGTACCAGCTGCTGAAGGCACCGGGCACCGCGTTCCTGGTCGTCGCGGCGCCGGAGCGGGACGCGCTGCGCGAGGCCGCGTACTTCGTCGACCGGCTGGAGGCGGACCGGATGCCGCTGGCCGGCCTGGTGCTCAACCGGGTGCACAGCACGGGCGCGCCGCAGCTCACGGCCGAGCGCGCGCTGGCGGCGGCCGAGGCGCTGGAGGAGAACGGCTCCGAGACGGCCTCCCCCGAAGCCGAACTGCTGGCGGCCGGACTCCTGCGGCTGCACGCCGAGCGGATGCAGATCATGGCCCGGGAACGGCGCACCCGGGACCGTTTCGTGTCGGTGTACCCGGACGTGCCGATCGTCGAGGTCGCGGCCCTCCCCGGTGACGTCCACGACCTGGACGGGCTGCGCGCCGTCGGCGAACTGCTCGGCGGCGGCACCGGGGAGTGA
- a CDS encoding ArsA-related P-loop ATPase translates to MHVVSGKGGTGKTTVAAALALALAAEGGRTLLIEVEGRQGIAELFGIAALPYEERRIATVSRAQLGLPADGGERRAGRSAAGKAGAKPVGGGGEVFALAIDTELALLEYLDMFYKLGRAGKALQKTGFVDFATTIAPGVRDVLLTGKACEAARRKGADGRRAYDAIVMDAPPTGRLTRFLNVNSEVAGLARFGPIHSQAQAVMRVLKSPETAVHLVTLLEEMPVQETVDGFTELREASLPVGGVLVNMVRPPILDAAAVAAVDGDHREEVALALADAGLGGRARTGAAVRAAVEPLIDPLLEQAREHAERVELEREQRADLQHLKLPTYELPLLSEGVDLGGLYRLAGELKRQGAA, encoded by the coding sequence CTGCACGTGGTCAGCGGGAAGGGCGGCACCGGCAAGACGACGGTGGCCGCCGCGCTGGCGCTGGCCCTGGCCGCCGAGGGCGGCCGCACCCTGCTGATCGAGGTCGAGGGCCGCCAGGGCATCGCCGAGCTGTTCGGCATCGCCGCGCTGCCCTACGAGGAGCGCCGGATCGCCACCGTCTCGCGCGCCCAGCTCGGGCTGCCGGCGGACGGCGGCGAGCGCCGCGCCGGGCGGAGCGCCGCCGGCAAGGCGGGCGCCAAGCCCGTCGGCGGGGGCGGGGAGGTGTTCGCGCTCGCGATCGACACCGAGCTGGCCCTGCTGGAGTACCTCGACATGTTCTACAAGCTCGGCCGGGCCGGGAAGGCCCTGCAGAAGACCGGCTTCGTCGACTTCGCGACCACCATCGCCCCGGGCGTCCGGGACGTCCTGCTGACCGGCAAGGCCTGCGAGGCCGCCCGGCGCAAGGGCGCCGACGGCCGCCGGGCGTACGACGCGATCGTGATGGACGCGCCGCCCACCGGCCGGCTCACCAGGTTCCTGAACGTCAACTCCGAGGTCGCCGGCCTGGCCAGGTTCGGCCCGATCCACTCCCAGGCCCAGGCGGTGATGCGGGTGCTGAAGTCGCCGGAGACGGCCGTGCACCTGGTCACCCTGCTGGAGGAGATGCCGGTGCAGGAGACCGTGGACGGCTTCACCGAGCTGCGGGAGGCCTCGCTGCCGGTGGGCGGGGTACTGGTCAACATGGTCCGGCCGCCGATACTGGACGCCGCCGCGGTCGCGGCCGTGGACGGCGACCACCGCGAGGAGGTCGCCCTGGCGCTGGCCGACGCGGGCCTCGGCGGGCGCGCGCGGACCGGCGCCGCCGTCCGGGCCGCGGTGGAACCACTGATCGACCCGCTGCTGGAGCAGGCCCGCGAGCACGCCGAGCGGGTCGAGCTGGAGCGTGAGCAGCGGGCCGATCTGCAGCACCTCAAGCTGCCGACCTACGAACTCCCGCTGTTGAGCGAGGGCGTGGACCTCGGCGGCCTGTACCGGCTGGCGGGCGAGCTGAAGCGGCAGGGGGCGGCATGA
- a CDS encoding DUF4177 domain-containing protein: protein MTKWEYVTVPLLVHATKQILDNWGQDGWELVQVVPGPNPEQLVAYLKREKA from the coding sequence ATGACCAAGTGGGAATACGTAACCGTGCCGCTGCTCGTCCACGCGACCAAGCAGATCCTCGACAACTGGGGCCAGGACGGCTGGGAGCTCGTCCAGGTCGTTCCGGGGCCGAACCCCGAGCAGCTGGTGGCCTACCTCAAGCGGGAGAAGGCATGA
- a CDS encoding RidA family protein translates to MSQVETKLAELGLSVPEVAPPVAAYVPAVRSGEYVFTSGQLPMVAGKLQTTGKIGAEVTPEEGKALAQICALNALAAVKAVIGDLDQIERIVKVVGFVASAADFTGQPGVVNGASELFGHAFGAAGVHARSAVGVAVLPLDAPVEIEIQVRLKPQA, encoded by the coding sequence ATGAGCCAGGTCGAGACCAAGCTGGCCGAGCTCGGCCTGAGCGTGCCCGAGGTGGCCCCGCCGGTCGCCGCGTACGTGCCGGCCGTCCGCTCGGGCGAGTACGTCTTCACCTCGGGTCAGCTCCCCATGGTGGCGGGCAAGCTGCAGACCACCGGCAAGATCGGCGCCGAGGTCACCCCCGAGGAGGGCAAGGCGCTCGCGCAGATCTGCGCGCTGAACGCGCTGGCCGCCGTGAAGGCCGTGATCGGTGACCTGGACCAGATCGAGCGGATCGTGAAGGTGGTCGGCTTCGTCGCCTCCGCCGCCGACTTCACCGGGCAGCCGGGCGTCGTCAACGGCGCCAGCGAGCTGTTCGGCCACGCCTTCGGAGCGGCCGGTGTGCACGCCCGCAGCGCGGTGGGTGTCGCGGTGCTGCCGCTGGACGCCCCGGTCGAGATCGAGATCCAGGTCCGGCTGAAGCCGCAGGCCTGA
- a CDS encoding NUDIX domain-containing protein, with protein MDHQAKSLPMPPSWPARIRAVEAGELTPPVPKPSATVVLLRDGAAGPEAYLLRRRASMAFAAGMYAYPGGGVDPRDAEAEIGWAGPGPQEWGARLGVDPSTAQAVVCAAVRETFEEAGVLLAGPDATSTVAPRDWSAERAALEAHEISFAEFLRKHGLVLRSDLLAGWARWVTPAFEERRYDTWFFVAVMPPGQLAALEVGEADKVAWLSPADAVQGHEQGRYGMLPPTVTVLRELLPLRAAAEALSAASNRGLDPILGRAEVAGDRMTVRWSGYEELTIDGHYPEEGTSPDEPQRRGSPDGT; from the coding sequence ATGGATCACCAGGCGAAGTCGCTCCCGATGCCGCCGTCCTGGCCTGCCCGGATCCGGGCGGTCGAGGCCGGCGAGCTGACGCCGCCGGTGCCCAAGCCCTCCGCGACGGTCGTCCTGCTGAGGGACGGCGCCGCCGGACCCGAGGCATACCTGCTGCGCCGGCGCGCCTCGATGGCCTTCGCCGCCGGGATGTACGCCTACCCGGGCGGCGGGGTGGACCCGCGGGATGCCGAGGCCGAGATCGGCTGGGCCGGTCCCGGCCCGCAGGAGTGGGGCGCCCGACTCGGGGTGGACCCGAGCACCGCGCAGGCGGTGGTCTGCGCGGCCGTCCGGGAGACCTTCGAGGAGGCCGGCGTCCTGCTGGCCGGCCCGGACGCCACCAGCACGGTGGCCCCGCGCGACTGGAGCGCGGAGCGGGCCGCCCTGGAGGCGCACGAGATCTCCTTCGCCGAGTTCCTCCGCAAGCACGGCCTGGTGCTGCGCAGCGACCTGCTGGCCGGCTGGGCCCGCTGGGTCACCCCGGCCTTCGAGGAGCGGCGCTACGACACCTGGTTCTTCGTCGCCGTGATGCCGCCCGGTCAGCTCGCCGCCCTTGAGGTCGGCGAGGCCGACAAGGTCGCCTGGCTCTCCCCGGCCGACGCCGTCCAGGGGCACGAGCAGGGCCGGTACGGCATGCTGCCGCCGACCGTGACCGTGCTGCGCGAACTGCTGCCGCTGCGTGCGGCCGCCGAAGCCCTGTCCGCGGCGAGCAACCGCGGACTGGACCCGATCCTCGGCCGGGCCGAGGTGGCGGGTGATCGAATGACGGTGCGATGGTCGGGGTATGAGGAGCTGACCATCGACGGACACTACCCCGAGGAAGGAACTTCGCCCGATGAACCACAACGACGTGGATCGCCGGACGGCACCTGA